The DNA segment AAAAACCACGCCGGATCGAACCGGGGTCCGGCGACGAGAACGCAAGTCACCCGCAGTTCCTGCGCGGTACTTCGCTCAGGCGTGGCGGAGGGACACGGAACCCGCGGATCAGCCGAGCTCGAACGCGGATTCTCCCGTTCGATCCCGGAACAGGGTCTTTCCCTGCGCACGGAGCTCCGCGAGCCAGGCGCGCGCCTGGGCCAGCGCCGAGGCGAGGGCCGTCACGCTGTCGGGCCCTGCGACCTCGATCGGGCGATGGAGGTTCGCGAGGGCCACACGACAGACCCAGGCCCCCCCGTCGCTCGCCCGCTCGGGCGCCGAAAGGGTCAGCGTGAGCCGCGTTCGCGCTCCGGCGGCCTCGGCGCTGTCTGCCCCATCCGCTGCATTCGCTGCTTCCGCCGCCTCCGCCGCAAAGAGCTCGACGCTCGCGATCGCGCCCTTCATTCCGAATCCCCCTTGCGATCGGAGTGGCCGAGATCGCGCTCCGGCGCGACCCGGTCCCGGATCCGCTGCTTCAGCTCGCGAAGCTCCGGGAAGCCCCCCTCTTCCTTTCGATCGAAGACGACCTCGTCGCCGAGGCGCACGACGAAGACGCCCCCCGTTCGACCCGGCACGAGGGCCACCTCGGCCAGCTCGTTCTCGAAGGTCGTGAGCAGCTCCTGGGCCGTCCAGGCGGCGCGCATCAGCCAGCGGCAACCGACGCAATACTCGATCTCGACGCGCGGCGCGCGATCCGACATGGGGTTCCTCCGAACCCCGGAGCGGGGTTCCTGCAGCGCCCGATGATACCCGCCTGCTTGCTACCCTCGGCCGAGCGCGGGGGGCGCAGGAGGCCGCTTGCCCGAGTACCCGGATCTCACCGTCTACGTCGAAGCGCTCGAAGCGCGGATCGTCGGCCAGCCCCTCGAGCAGCTCCGGATCCAGAGCCCGAGCCTGCTCAAGTCCGTGCAGCCGAAGCCCGCCGACGCCCTCGGCCGGGTCGTCCGCGACGTGTCGCGGATGGGCAAGCGCCTGGTCATCCACTTCGACGACGAGCTCTTCCTCGTGCTCCACCTGATGATCGCCGGCCGGCTCCAGTGGAAGAAGCGGGGTGTGGCGATCCCGCGCAAACGGGCCCACGCGGCCTTCGACTTCCCGAACGGCTCGCTCCTGCTGACCGAGGCGAGCACGAAGAAGCGCGCGTCCCTCCACGTCGTCGAAGGCCTTCGCGCCCTCGCCGATCTCGATCCGGGCGGGCTCGAGGTCTTCCGCGCGACGCCCGCGCAGTTTCGCGAGGCCCTCGAACGCGAGCGTCATACCCTCAAACGCTCGCTGACGGATCCCCACCTCTTCTCCGGAATCGGCAACGCCTACTCCGACGAGATCCTCCACCGCGCGGGCCTCTCCCCCGTCCGCATGAGCGACAAGCTCTCCGACGAGGAGCACGCGCGTCTCTTCGAGACGACGCAGGCGGTCCTCGAGGAGTGGACCGATCTGCTGCGCGCGGAGGTCGGCGAAGGCTGGCCCGAGAAGGTCACCGCCTTCCGCCCCGAGATGGCCGTCCACGGGAAGTTCCGCGAGCCGTGCCCGGTCTGCGCGACGCCGGTCCAGCGGATCGT comes from the bacterium genome and includes:
- a CDS encoding SelT/SelW/SelH family protein, with translation MSDRAPRVEIEYCVGCRWLMRAAWTAQELLTTFENELAEVALVPGRTGGVFVVRLGDEVVFDRKEEGGFPELRELKQRIRDRVAPERDLGHSDRKGDSE
- a CDS encoding formamidopyrimidine-DNA glycosylase; translated protein: MPEYPDLTVYVEALEARIVGQPLEQLRIQSPSLLKSVQPKPADALGRVVRDVSRMGKRLVIHFDDELFLVLHLMIAGRLQWKKRGVAIPRKRAHAAFDFPNGSLLLTEASTKKRASLHVVEGLRALADLDPGGLEVFRATPAQFREALERERHTLKRSLTDPHLFSGIGNAYSDEILHRAGLSPVRMSDKLSDEEHARLFETTQAVLEEWTDLLRAEVGEGWPEKVTAFRPEMAVHGKFREPCPVCATPVQRIVRAENEVNYCPECQTGGKVLADRALSKLLGKDWPRTIEELEKRRPGGA